The window CATGTTGAAGAAGTAAGAATTCCTGAGGAAATATTTTGTCCAACAGGTACTGAGCTTTACATAATGCggcattcttttatttcttatgcTTATGCTAAACTTTTTTTCTTCATAGGGTATGTTTGCTTTTCCTCCTATTCGCTTTTGTGCAAATTCCTTGCTTATTGTTCCTTATTTGCCAAAATCAGAGCCTCAATTTGTCCTACACGCAAATCTGCAGGGAAAACACTTGGCTCAGATAAAAAGAATACACAGTTTTATTAATTGAAGGACCTAATCAAGGGATGAGAATCAGTGAGTGTCCAACTTTTCCTAAGCATATAGTTCTTAATATCCTACATTGTGGGTTACTATCTGATTATATATATAGAACTGTAGCTCAGCATCAGCTTCGCTCATCCTTCTTTTTTTATCAATGCAAGTAATTCATCTTTTCCATGtagcccttttttttttcttttttccctagaTGGCTTCCAAAAGATTCAGACAAATACTTTTTTTTACAACCATACTGATTTTTGTTGGGTTATGTATTTTGATCAAGTGGACTTCAGTTGGAGTATGCAACTTCTGTCAGACCAAAACTGAGGAAATGTTTTCAAAACAAGGCAGTGGAGATTTTTTGTTGGCACCTCATTCAGATTGTAGCCAGAACCCTCCATTTCTGGTCATTCTAGTAACTTCTTCTCCAACTGATTTAAAACTTCGTGTAATAATCCGTGAAACctggggcaaaaaaaaaagtatagcaAATAAATTGATTGTAACCCATTTTCTTTTGGGAACTACCTTGAATCCTGAAGTACAGGCTGCTGTGATTAATGAGAGTCTGAAATATGGAGACATCATCCAGAATAATTTTATAGACACCTATtataatttaacattaaaaactaTGATGGGCATAGAATGGGTTCACAAATTCTGCTCAGAATCTAGCTTTGTAATGAAAACAGACTCAGATATGTTTGTAAATACT of the Erythrolamprus reginae isolate rEryReg1 chromosome 4, rEryReg1.hap1, whole genome shotgun sequence genome contains:
- the B3GALT5 gene encoding beta-1,3-galactosyltransferase 5, with product MASKRFRQILFFTTILIFVGLCILIKWTSVGVCNFCQTKTEEMFSKQGSGDFLLAPHSDCSQNPPFLVILVTSSPTDLKLRVIIRETWGKKKSIANKLIVTHFLLGTTLNPEVQAAVINESLKYGDIIQNNFIDTYYNLTLKTMMGIEWVHKFCSESSFVMKTDSDMFVNTYYLTELLLKKNHTTRFFTGFLKLNDQPVRDISSKWYVNKHEYSKNTYPPFCSGTGYVFSTDVASLVYRISDNIPFIKLEDVFIGLCLAELDIKLENLHSKQTFFPVRLEFSLCRFKKIVTSHSVKPYELMIYWNALERSMDEKCPDD